The DNA window ACATCATAACTCCATTGCAGACAAAGCAATTACGGGATTGAGTGCATAAAGAGCTTACGAGTCTAACGATTCAGTACCATTGAACAGAAGATGAAAATAAGGAAAAAGTAAAACAAGATAAACCTACCATAACCTTGCAACCCCCGTTGAGCATCCATCTCTTGCAGGTTTAACACATAATGTTGCACAGTGAAGCTTTGACGTCAATTCATGCCATACATTTGGTGTTGATGAACTAATGAGATCTTCTTTTCTCCTCAAATCTTTGTTGATAGTAAGAACTCCCAAATCCGACAGCTGTTCATTATAAAAGATCAGAATGCTTTGTTAGGCAGCAAGATACATGGGTCATATAAAGCACCAAAAATATCAACAAAGTCCAATTCATCTTCTTGGACATTTAATTATGAATTAATTAGCATACATGATTAAGAGCAAGCGATGTTGCAAGTTTGTCCAtacaaatctttgaagacatCACTCCAGGaccttcaattaaaaattaaaaggatgGTTAACAATGAAAACAAGACAACAAGGTCCTCCTAAACTGAGTGTGGATTAGAATAAACCTGTATGTGGAATCCCTTCAGCCTCTAACAATGACTGAAGTGTGCCATCTTCACCAATGCCTCCATGCACTATAAATAACAGTAGATAAGCTCATAAGTACTTTCAAACTTTGATTTCTGAATCTTCTGATCTCTAAGCACAGTTACATAGAGCCTGGTCACACTATTCGgagagaattaaaaaaaatatcactctACCACTAGCAGATAATGGGTGACAAAGAAAACCTGAAAGAAAAACTGTAGCGTGAACTTCCTTGGCTAGCTTGATCCACTGTTCAACCGAGAATTTTACAGGCAGTTCATCAATGATATCAAATCCAGTAAACCAAGAATGTTTCTTCAAGCCTTCCATAAGATCATGAACAACTCTGTTCCTTAAGTGAGATGTCAATGCAACTCGGTCTGGTTCAATTGCCTCTACACATGCATCAAGAACTTCCTCTACAGTGTGTCTCAGCACAAGAGAATAACTGTTCACATAGAAACCTAATTAAATGCCATGAAGGAGTATTTAGGGGAAGAGGGCCCTACAATATGCTTTTGTTAAAAACTTAGTGAAATATAAATCATAAGCAGCAATGAAGCTTCACTTCATTCCAAATATTTTAAAGCATCAATGCTCTTTTGGACTGCATTGTTAGATATATTGATTTCCAGGTCTTCAATTGCAGATCACTTCAAGGGGCAAACAAGACAATATCTCAAATGTTCCACAGCACATTTTATTTCTGGTTATAGGAACCTTGTACTTCGAACAAATGAGTAAAACTTCAAGAAGAGAATGGAAAGGCcacataaaataatttatatgaCCACTAACAAAAGAAAGATGATATTTCCCCGtctgtaagagagagagagagagagagaaacttaCGGTAAAGACCAAACTGTTCTGGAACTCACATCAACTTCGTTTTTGTCAATTGTGGGGGCAAGCAAACATGGAATCACTTCAAGCTGTAGCCAACAAGATTATCAATCTCAGACAAAAACATAATATCATCTACTTGATTAATTAAAGAATATATTCAATGACAATACACTTATCTACAATGTGAATTAATTCTCAATCCTTGATTAAGTACTGAAGATAGTAGGATCTGCTGAAATTTTTCAAACACAGAATCAAAGCTTTAATGAAATCTTCCTCTTCtaaatgaaaatgaattcagaGTTTGAATGAGTGTAAATGCTAGTTAACTCATGCTTATACATTCACCAGCTTCATATATTTCAAAATAGTATTTCTTTCCAAATCCCCACCCATACTTCTATCCATTGTCTTGAAAGTTTAACCAGTGTCCCCATTCTAAACCTTTCACACCCCAAACATTAGCATATGTAAACCATTTAGCATTGGTAAACTAAAAATCCAACAGTATGAATAGGATACTTACATCGTCAAAAGCTTGCAAATTGAGCCAAACATTTGTTCCGCTGATAAGAGATACTTGCCTCTCTGAAGAGTCTCCtccaaaaataacaaaaactttacGAGTGTCGTTGCAAACCGGTTCATTACGCAGTGACGTTTGTGATCTTCTAGAAACATGATCTGATGCACTACAAAATGGTGCAAGATTCGGATAACGCATGCAAGCCCGACGAATTATGCTCCTGAGAATATTTGAATGAGAAAGTCCAACCTGAATCCAGAAGTGGGGTGTTCGGGCAAGGTCGTATCACCAAAAGTATTATTGTAACAAGTACTGAAAAACATTCTTAAAGAAATGTTTAAACTTTTCATAACAAATGGTATTGTAGTAATTAATGTACAATACTAAGATGCTAAACAAGACAATCAAAATCAAAGCACCTTCGAGGCTTGCTGAAATAAAAAGCTGGTCTGTTCCATCCCACTAATCTGATGAATCAAAAAAAGACAGTATCAAAATCTAAGAAGAATCAACACTACAATGCATATCATTGAGATTATAAGACAACCCTCATACCAGATTAATGTCAGTATACAATATTGTACCCATCTCAGTCTTTCCGAATTTGCTATCTGATGATGATGGTACATGAATAGAATTAGGGAGAAACCATCCATCAATTCGAGCAAAGTCACGAAGACCAAGCTTTCTGAATAACTGAGATGCTCCTTCTCGAATACTTTCAATGACATCAATAGGAAACCGAGGTGGAGTATGATAAGCAACCTGTTTGGCAATCCATAGACTAAAAATCAGAAAGATGACACAAGAGAGATGTATTAAACATCACACTTGGAGTCAGATAATAAACATTGCATATGAACTATGAACTAACATTCTAACACAGATTGTGTAAGTCTGTAAGTCTACCTGTTGTGTTGGAAGATATTTCCTCCGGTAGTTGAAAATTGCATCCTCATCAACATTGTCATGGAACTGAAGTTCTACCTGGCCATTTTAAAGACTATTATTAATCCAAATACTCCTGGTACGGTAGTACCTATTACATATGTAGTATACCTTCATCTTCTCTACGCGGTGAGGATGATAAGTTGATATTAATTCCAATATGATGAAATGAAGCAAATGCAGTCATGGAGCATTCATACCTCGCTTGGGAGTAATACAACAGGATGGGAATCTAAACCAGAGCCCACATCAAGAACAATTGCTGTAAACTCGCTCCCACCTTCAAGAAATATTTCTACAAGGACTTTGGAGTCAATTCCCTATATACATAAAAGAGCACAAAATTCATTAGAAATGATTTTTACTAAACCCATGTTCTTACAAAACTAATATCAAGATATTGCAACTTCCTTTTTCAGAAAAACTCATATTCATATCAACATGGTCCAAATTCATGTATGctagttaaattttttttgaaacattTACAAGAGTTCAAAAAGGGCACGAAAGAAACAACGAAAACTACCTCTGTAATAATTGCATTAGCCTTGCTATAAGTATCAGCCAGACCATATGCAACTGTAACACCAATGCTTGATCCTGCTCGTGCTGGTTTTACctgaaacaaaataataaacatGTTACATCTCGTAATCTGACCAAATAAAAGTATCGCACTCTGGGTTTGTTTACATTACAACACTAGATATGTGTCTTACCACAACTTTCCCTGACTCAACATCCAGTTGATTTCTTGCAAACCATTTTGACAGTTCAGATTCATCTGCTTCACTTCCCTACAGATCATTAAAGTCAGAGAAACTGAATTTTTGGAAATGTCATACATAGTTACATAAAGGggagtgctatccacacacccctctcaattttatcgaatgaattgaagaagatcattggccaaaaattaacaagggtgtatGAATAGCACTTCCCTTACATAAATTATCGTACACATGCTAACTTTTAACTAATACAAATTGGGATAGTACCTGTACTAAGCAACTTGGTACTGTTATGAATCCTTGTTTGCTGAGCTCCAATGAAGCATTGTACTGAGATAACTCAAAAATCACACAGTTATTatcatcttctttctttctttatccCTTATACatgtattaaaacaaaaattattgtAGATACGTTATCTCATACTTTGTCGAATGCTTGGCAACATTCAATTGATCCCGTGCCCACAAATGGAACGTTATACTTTTCCAGAAGCTCCTGAAACATCATATGTTGAATATTACAAACGAATAAATAGAAAATCAATCCAGAATTGTGTGTGTGTCCCCGTCTAGAAAACTTGCAATGGAAGTAAAGCTTGTACATCAGTATACCTGAATGCCACCATCTTCACCAAATTGACCATGTATGACTGGGAACACTATGTCCACAGAGGCAGCTAGATATTCCGCGAACTCGGGCAAAGACTGGAAACCCTGGGCAAGGCTACAGAGAAACATTTAGACAGATCAACATACAAGGACACCAAATTCCAAAATTAAAGATACAAAAACTCACCTTTCGAGTTTAAAATCGAAGTCCGCAGGAGTGTTTGAGTACATCTATATGAATGTGCAAAATTAACAAACTTTAGAAGAAAAAGGTTACGAAATttcgaattaattaattaatttttacatAAACAAACCTGAGCAGGGGATATTGCAAACGCATTAAGGCCAGCGTCAACGTAATAGCAACTCACATGTATATCACCTCCCTGTttcaaattcaaagaaaaatgTTTCTCACTCTCTACTTCCACTATTTTCTCGGCATCCAAACAGAACCTAAAGAAAATCTAATAACTCTAGTAGTGAAGAAACTCTTACCTGAATGTGATCAAGAACTGATCGAGCCGAGTTGAGAGAAATCCCACGCTCCGCCGAGGGACCTCCGCAAACGACGCCAACTCTAAGAACCCTacatttctccttctct is part of the Malus domestica chromosome 12, GDT2T_hap1 genome and encodes:
- the LOC103450716 gene encoding uncharacterized protein, which translates into the protein MATIAFGSGLVSARAEQSDGVRNSVLYSPNFNSLRLRRSCASTTRWRGVGVTRATAEAVEGRVIETEGEVKEKEKCRVLRVGVVCGGPSAERGISLNSARSVLDHIQGGDIHVSCYYVDAGLNAFAISPAQMYSNTPADFDFKLESLAQGFQSLPEFAEYLAASVDIVFPVIHGQFGEDGGIQELLEKYNVPFVGTGSIECCQAFDKYNASLELSKQGFITVPSCLVQGSEADESELSKWFARNQLDVESGKVVVKPARAGSSIGVTVAYGLADTYSKANAIITEGIDSKVLVEIFLEGGSEFTAIVLDVGSGLDSHPVVLLPSEVELQFHDNVDEDAIFNYRRKYLPTQQVAYHTPPRFPIDVIESIREGASQLFRKLGLRDFARIDGWFLPNSIHVPSSSDSKFGKTEMGTILYTDINLISGMEQTSFLFQQASKVGLSHSNILRSIIRRACMRYPNLAPFCSASDHVSRRSQTSLRNEPVCNDTRKVFVIFGGDSSERQVSLISGTNVWLNLQAFDDLEVIPCLLAPTIDKNEVDVSSRTVWSLPYSLVLRHTVEEVLDACVEAIEPDRVALTSHLRNRVVHDLMEGLKKHSWFTGFDIIDELPVKFSVEQWIKLAKEVHATVFLSVHGGIGEDGTLQSLLEAEGIPHTGPGVMSSKICMDKLATSLALNHLSDLGVLTINKDLRRKEDLISSSTPNVWHELTSKLHCATLCVKPARDGCSTGVARLCCAEDLSVYVKALEDCLHRIPPNSFSKAHGTIEMPNPPPELLIFEPFIETDNIILSSKSRNEKGHQILWSGESRWVEITVGVVGKQGSMRSLTPSITVRESGDILTLEEKFQGGTGINLTPPPSSIISNEALQKCKKHIEIIANTLELEGFSRIDAFVNVDSGEVLMIEVNTVPGMTPSTVLIHQALAEEPPMYPHEFFRTLLDLASERTIYTLK